A genomic region of Raphanus sativus cultivar WK10039 chromosome 6, ASM80110v3, whole genome shotgun sequence contains the following coding sequences:
- the LOC108809477 gene encoding thioredoxin H1: MAAEEGQVIACHTVEAWNEQLQKGNDSNTLVVVDFTASWCGPCRFIAPFFADLAKKLPNVIFLKVDIDELKTVASDWAIEAMPTFMFMKEGKIVDKVVGAKKDELQSTIAKHLA, encoded by the exons ATGGCTGCAGAAGAAGGACAAGTGATCGCTTGTCACACCGTGGAGGCATGGAACGAACAACTCCAAAAGGGCAATGACTCCAACACTCTT GTGGTGGTTGATTTTACGGCTTCCTGGTGTGGACCATGTCGTTTCATAGCTCCATTCTTTGCTGATTTGGCTAAGAAACTCCCTAATGTGATTTTCCTCAAGGTTGATATTGACGAACTGAAG ACAGTGGCGAGTGACTGGGCGATTGAGGCGATGCCAACCTTCATGTTCATGAAAGAAGGGAAGATTGTGGACAAAGTTGTTGGGGCCAAGAAAGATGAGCTTCAGTCTACTATTGCCAAACACTTGGCTTAA
- the LOC108808466 gene encoding uncharacterized protein LOC108808466, producing the protein MTSIFSSNRQTTRLTCGFKVNTSSPEWHKSMTKILKKIKGGNFWIDVDEGMAYVTGHGNPNKLLKLMASSKGKDAEMAFVKTGTHHHHDHSNFGSNYQNSYFGQSTPYWPGGVNMSSYPSASHGYYPSAPPAMQPYQQQYPYSGGYGYGGYY; encoded by the exons ATGACAAGCATATTTTCGTCAAATCGTCAGACTACAAGACTG acTTGTGGGTTCAAAGTGAACACTAGCTCTCCCGAATGGCACAAGAGCATGACGAAAATTCTTAAGAAAATCAAAG GAGGAAACTTTTGGATAGACGTGGACGAAGGAATGGCTTACGTAACTGGTCATGGTAACCCAAACAAGCTATTGAAATTGATGGCTTCAAGTAAAGGCAAAGACGCTGAAATGGCCTTTGTGAAAACCGGAACAcatcatcatcatgatcatTCCAATTTTGGCAGCAACTATCAAAACTCTTACTTTGGCCAATCAACGCCTTATTGGCCGGGGGGTGTGAATATGAGCAGCTATCCATCAGCGTCTCACGGTTACTACCCTTCGGCACCACCAGCCATGCAACCTTATCAACAACAATATCCTTATTCGGGTGGATACGGTTACGGTGGTTATTATTAG